One region of Rana temporaria chromosome 9, aRanTem1.1, whole genome shotgun sequence genomic DNA includes:
- the LOC120914548 gene encoding mucin-2-like has protein sequence MTFDEMVEMVAIVEEEDYDCLIGPYRKPKKLKGQIMEKPQLTHPLEEFSLKYASVDLAIQHILQLGRGAWLSKADITDAFKLLPISPALWQWHGIKWRGQYFFATKLTFGSKSSPFLFDTFARALHWILEDYGSCQRVIHYLDDFLLLEDPGRPPRDLQVLTGLFSGLDVPLAAHKMEGPAKVITFLGITLDSELMVASLPLEKLARIRQVIHQFVRSPVCSKRDLQSLLGMLNHAMRIIPQGRAFVSRLLAVLPQAYRPARPRHATGLGGWGHYVLRVKILTTTNTSVPTPETSTTITSSTTDPITSETASSTTAPTVPSSTGSSGGTTTPTSPGTTTIIISTTGSTTWPTSTTSSLISPTTFTTAGSLITGMTSGPTSTTTQVISTGSPTSTTPTSTETTTLTTSTITSSSTPKTSTTAGNTTTTSSSTSAENTVSLTASPTTTTPNSAETTTKTTLTTLGSTTLTTSSTTGSITSEKTSSTIATTLLSSTDSSGSTTTPTSPGTTTVLFSTTAGSSTLPTSTTSSPSTPIISTTAVSFTTGITSSPKSSTTQLISTVSPTSTTPTSTETAIITASTITSSSTPTTSTTPGITTTTTSSSTSATTLLSSTVSPISTTPNSADTTTLTSSTTLESTTPTTSTITGSLTTGPTSTTTQLISTVSPTSTTPTSTETITLTTPTITSSSTPTTSTTPAITTTTSTSETTSSITATTLSSSTGSSGSTTLTSRGTTTVIISTTTGSTTLPTSTTSSPISLTVSTTTGSPTTGITSGPTSATTQLISTDSPTNTTPNSAETTTLIPSTTMESTTSPTSSTTGSITSETTSSTAVTTLSSSTGSSGSTATPTSPGTTTVNLSTTTGSTTLPTSTTSSPISLTVSTTTGSPTTGITSGPTSATTQLISTHSPTNTTHTSTETITLTSPTITSSSTPTTSTTPAITTTTSTSEITSLTTATVLSSSTGSSGSTTPASPGTTTVIISTTTGSTTLPTSTTSSPTSPTASTTTGSLTTGITSGPTSATTLLSSTVSPTSTSPNSAGTTTLSPSTTLESTTSPTSSATGSINSKTTSSTAVTTLSSSTGSSGSTTTPTSPGTTTVNLSTTTGSTTLPTSTTSSPISLTVSTTTGSPTTGITSGPTSATTQLISTDSPTNTTPNSAETTTLIPSTTMESTTSPTSSTTGSITSETTSSTAVTTLSSSTGSSGSTTTPTSPGTTTVNLSTTTGSTTLPTSTTSSPISLTVSTTTGSPTTGITSGPTSATTQLISTDSPTNTTPNSAETTTLIPSTTMESTTSPTSSTTGSITSETTSSTAVTTLSSSTGSSGSTATPTSPGTTTVNLSTTTGSTTLPTSTTSSPISLTVSTTTGSPTTGITSGPTSATTQLISTDSPSTTHTSTETITLTTPTITSSSTPTTSTTPTIITTTSTSETTSSTTATTLSSSTGSSGSTTPTSPGTTTVIISTTMGSTTLPTSTTSSPTSPTASTATGSFTTGITSGPTSATTLLSSTVSTTSTSPNNAGTTTLSPSTTLGSTTSPTSSTTGSITSETTSSTAVTTLSSSTGSSGSTTTPTSPGTTTVIISTTTGSTTLPTSTTSSPTSPTASTTTGSLTTGITSGPTSATTLLSSTVSPTSTSPNSAGTTTLSPSTTLESTTSPTSSTTGSINSKTTSSTAVTTLSSSTGSSGSTTTPTSPGTTTVNLSTTTGSTTLPTSTTSSPISLTVSTTTGSPTTGITSGPTSATTQLISTDSPTNTTPNSAETTTLIPSTTMESTTSPTSSTTGSITSETTSSTAVTTLSSSTGSSGSTATPTSPGTTTVNLSTTTGSTTLPTSTTSSPISLTVSTTTGSPTTGITSGPTSATTQLISTHSPSTTHTSTETITLTTPTITSSSTPTTSTTPTIITTTSTSETTSSTTATTLSSSTGSSGSTTPTSPGTTTVIISTTMGSTTLPTSTTSSPTSPTASTATGSFTTGITSGPTSATTLLSSTVSTTSTSPNSAGTTTLSPSTTLGSTTSPTSSTTGSITSETTSSTAVTTLSSSTGSSGSTTTPTSPGTTTVIISNTTGSTTLPTSTTSSPISLTASTTTRSLTTGITSGPTSATTQLISTDSPSTTHTSTEAITITTPTITSSSTPTTSTTPTINTTTSGPTSATILLSSTISPTSTTPNSANSAGTTTLLPSTTLESTTSPTSSTLGSITSETTSSTSVTTLSSSIGSSGSTTPTSPGTTTVIISTTMGSTTLPTSNTLSPTSPTASTTTGSLTTGITSGLTSATTLLSSTVSPTSTTLNSAGTTTLMPSTTTGSITSETSSSKIVTTMLSSTDSSVHTTTSTSPGNSGNIFSITTGSTTLPTSTILIPLTPTTSTTTGYLTTGITSSPASSTTQLTSTVSPTITPTSTETATFTTSTITSSPTPATSTAPVNITTMSSSTSATTLLSSTVSPNSTTPTSTETATFTTSTKTSLSTPTTSTLHTNTTTTSSSTSATTLLSSTVSPTSTTPNSAWTTTLTPPTTLESTTLMTFSTTGTITSETTSSTTATTQSSSTGSSGNTTTHTSPGSTTVISTTGSTTLPTYSTLSPTSPTTFTSTGSLTTDITSGPTSVTTHLISTVSSTSTTPTSTETTPLTTSIITSSLIPTTSTTPGNTTTTSSTTLLSLAVSPTSTTSNNAGTTILTTSTTPGSTTLITSSATGSITSETASSSIVTTLPSSTGSSVITTESTSPGTNTLIVSTTIGSTIIPTSSTSGTTITSSITTKSVNGETPTASASTTASTLLPTSTTLLSTSTADSSSTFPTTMQSSIVSSTSVTPIGAGASNLATSTTLGDTTSSTSTRGSITSETSSSTTATKLSSSTDSSGSTTPTSSGTSTLILSTTIGSTTLPTSITLSPTSPSSSNTTGSITSKTASSMTATTLPSSTASATGETSTASATTTNNMSIPIAAGTTTSATSTITGTIATSSNKTFTDVSFTGTVTGSPSASVTSDSGSSSTTATTIGTTGTSSTTSISIATNSIETTVTVLNGTTANPSSTTGSKANGSTFNTSLVTLPAGTITNSTVSTLSAGTVTPSTTTTIGSLSATAMLTTTILGNKTSANINFTSLSPVTQDIISTRTVSGPTANINSTPASSSSTETTVKTTFATNSTGSTTTESTIIASIVTPIGAGVNSKTTTSSETKATENNATSISLTVSSIPTALFSTSAAEQTTITGTMTSAVTLLESNATATHPSSTYSTITNRTVSTLSAGTVTPSTTTTIGSSSATAMMITTTILGNNTSASITFTSLSPVTQEIISTRTISGPIENINSITASSSSTENTVKSTFATNATGSITVESTIIASIVTPIGAGVNSKTTTSSETIATENNATSISLTVSSIPTALFSTSAAGQTTITGTMTSAVALLESNATATHPSSTYSTTLAATTAPGNINSSSTDSVSTGTIISTSLISEPSSTGINNNTAASGINSITHISTTLGSSSTTISTGPVFIGSTNSTSNSTVTMTMQATNSTVTGTNNSNYTTGGVQPTGTIASVSMTANTNTATISGTGLSTTASVTYWQIILFGLMSILGMGLLICLLCWILACCRTPRYPITRYPSYRTHYGWYNFFSEATDPEKGIKGEHEKRPTVSRGVYHPPLPSSAGIHK, from the exons CCAATACCAGTGTTCCTACTCCAGAAACAAGTACTACAATAACTTCCAGTACAACAGATCCCATTACCAGTGAAACAGCTAGTTCAACAACTGCACCAACAGTGCCTAGTTCAACAGGCTCTTCAGGTGGCACAACAACACCGACCAGCCCTGGAACTACTACTATAATTATATCAACAACGGGGTCTACAACTTGGCCAACATCTACTACCTCAAGTTTAATTTCTCCAACAACCTTTACAACAGCAGGATCCCTCATTACTGGCATGACATCTGGCCCAACATCTACAACAACACAGGTTATTTCAACTGGTTCTCCAACTAGTACGACTCCCACTAGTACTGAAACTACTACTTTAACAACATCCACAATAACAAGTTCATCAACTCCAAAAACATCCACAACAGCCGGTAACACCACTACAACATCTAGCTCAACATCTGCAGAAAATACCGTTAGTTTAACTGCTTCCCCAACTACTACAACTCCCAATAGTGCTGAGACTACCACCAAAACAACATTAACTACACTGGGCTCTACTACTTTGACAACTTCCAGTACAACAGGATCCATTACCAGTGAAAAAACTAGTTCAACAATTGCAACAACACTGCTTAGTTCAACAGATTCTTCAGGTAGTACAACAACACCCACCAGCCCTGGAACTACTACTGTACTTTTTTCAACTACAGCAGGGTCTTCAACTTTGCCAACATCTACTACTTCAAGTCCTTCAACTCCAATAATATCCACAACAGCAGTTTCCTTCACCACTGGCATAACATCTAGTCCAAAATCTTCAACAACACAGCTTATTTCAACTGTTTCCCCAACTAGTACAACTCCCACTAGTACTGAAACTGCTATAATTACAGCATCTACAATAACAAGCTCATCTACTCCTACAACTTCCACAACACCCGGTATCACCACCACCACAACATCTAGTTCAACATCTGCAACAACACTGCTTAGTTCAACTGTTTCCCCAATTAGTACAACCCCTAACAGTGCtgatactaccactttaacatcaTCAACTACACTGGAGTCTACTACTCCAACAACCTCCACAATAACTGGATCCCTCACTACTGGTCCAACATCTACAACAACACAGCTTATTTCTACTGTTTCCCCAACTAGTACAACTCCTACTAGTACTGAAACTATTACTTTAACAACACCGACGATAACAAGCTCATCAACTCCTACAACTTCCACTACACCTGCTATTACCACCACAACATCTACGAGTGAAACAACTAGTTCAATAACTGCAACAACACTGTCTAGTTCTACAGGCTCTTCAGGTAGTACAACACTCACTAGTCGTGGGACTACTACTGTAATTATATCAACTACAACGGGGTCTACAACTTTGCCAACATCTACTACCTCAAGTCCTATTTCTTTAACGGTCTCCACAACAACAGGATCCCCCACTACTGGCATAACATCTGGTCCAACATCAGCAACAACACAGCTTATTTCTACTGATTCCCCAACTAATACAACTCCTAATAGTGCTgagacaaccactttaataccatcAACTACTATGGAGTCTACTACTTCACCAACTTCCAGTACAACAGGATCCATTACCAGTGAAACAACTAGTTCAACAGCTGTAACAACACTGTCTAGTTCAACAGGCTCTTCAGGTAGTACAGCAACACCCACTAGTCCTGGAACTACTACTGTAAATTTATCAACTACAACGGGGTCTACAACTTTGCCAACATCTACTACCTCAAGTCCTATTTCTTTAACGGTCTCCACAACAACAGGATCCCCCACTACTGGCATAACATCTGGTCCGACATCAGCAACAACACAGCTTATTTCTACTCATTCCCCAACTAATACAACTCATACTAGTACTGAAACTATTACTTTAACATCACCCACGATAACAAGCTCATCAACTCCTACAACTTCCACAACACCTGCTATTACCACCACAACATCTACCAGTGAAATAACTAGTTTAACAACTGCAACAGTCCTGTCTAGTTCAACAGGCTCTTCAGGTAGTACAACACCCGCTAGTCCTGGAACTACTACTGTAATTATATCAACTACAACAGGGTCTACAACTTTGCCAACATCTACTACCTCAAGTCCTACTTCTCCAACAGCCTCCACAACAACAGGATCCCTCACTACTGGCATAACATCTGGTCCAACATCAGCAACAACGCTGCTTAGTTCAACTGTTTCCCCAACTAGTACATCTCCTAATAGTGCTGGGACTACAACTTTATCACCATCAACTACACTGGAGTCTACTACTTCACCAACTTCCAGTGCAACAGGATCCATTAACAGTAAAACAACTAGTTCAACAGCTGTAACAACACTGTCTAGTTCAACAGGCTCTTCAGGTAGTACAACAACACCCACTAGTCCTGGAACTACTACTGTAAATTTATCAACTACAACGGGGTCTACAACTTTGCCAACATCTACTACCTCAAGTCCTATTTCTTTAACGGTCTCCACAACAACGGGATCCCCCACTACTGGCATAACATCTGGTCCAACATCAGCAACAACACAGCTTATTTCTACTGATTCCCCAACTAATACAACTCCTAATAGTGCTgagacaaccactttaataccatcAACTACTATGGAGTCTACTACTTCACCAACTTCCAGTACAACAGGATCCATTACCAGTGAAACAACTAGTTCAACAGCTGTAACAACACTGTCTAGTTCAACAGGCTCTTCAGGTAGTACAACAACACCCACTAGTCCTGGAACTACTACTGTAAATTTATCAACTACAACGGGGTCTACAACTTTGCCAACATCTACTACCTCAAGTCCTATTTCTTTAACGGTCTCCACAACAACGGGATCCCCCACTACTGGCATAACATCTGGTCCAACATCAGCAACAACACAGCTTATTTCTACTGATTCCCCAACTAATACAACTCCTAATAGTGCTgagacaaccactttaataccatcAACTACTATGGAGTCTACTACTTCACCAACTTCCAGTACAACAGGATCCATTACCAGTGAAACAACTAGTTCAACAGCTGTAACAACACTGTCTAGTTCAACAGGCTCTTCAGGTAGTACAGCAACACCCACTAGTCCTGGAACTACTACTGTAAATTTATCAACTACAACGGGGTCTACAACTTTGCCAACATCTACTACCTCAAGTCCTATTTCTTTAACGGTCTCCACAACAACAGGATCCCCCACTACTGGCATAACATCTGGTCCAACATCAGCAACAACACAGCTTATTTCTACTGATTCCCCAAGTACAACTCATACTAGTACTGAAACTATTACTTTAACAACACCAACGATAACAAGCTCATCAACTCCTACAACTTCCACAACACCTACTATTATCACCACAACATCTACCAGTGAAACAACTAGTTCAACAACTGCAACAACCCTGTCTAGTTCAACAGGCTCTTCAGGTAGTACAACACCCACGAGTCCTGGAACTACTACTGTAATTATATCAACTACAATGGGGTCTACAACTTTGCCAACATCTACTACCTCAAGTCCTACTTCTCCAACAGCCTCCACAGCAACAGGATCCTTCACTACTGGCATAACATCTGGTCCAACATCAGCAACAACACTGCTTAGTTCTACTGTTTCCACAACTAGTACATCTCCTAATAATGCTGGGACTACAACTTTATCACCATCAACTACACTGGGGTCTACTACTTCACCAACTTCCAGTACAACAGGATCCATTACCAGTGAAACAACTAGTTCCACAGCTGTAACAACACTGTCTAGTTCAACAGGCTCTTCAGGTAGTACAACAACACCCACTAGTCCTGGAACTACTACTGTAATTATATCAACTACAACAGGGTCTACAACTTTGCCAACATCTACTACCTCAAGTCCTACTTCTCCAACAGCCTCCACAACAACAGGATCCCTCACTACTGGCATAACATCTGGTCCAACATCAGCAACAACGCTGCTTAGTTCAACTGTTTCCCCAACTAGTACATCTCCTAATAGTGCTGGGACTACAACTTTATCACCATCAACTACACTGGAGTCTACTACTTCACCAACTTCCAGTACAACAGGATCCATTAACAGTAAAACAACTAGTTCAACAGCTGTAACAACACTGTCTAGTTCAACAGGCTCTTCAGGTAGTACAACAACACCCACTAGTCCTGGAACTACTACTGTAAATTTATCAACTACAACGGGGTCTACAACTTTGCCAACATCTACTACCTCAAGTCCTATTTCTTTAACGGTCTCCACAACAACGGGATCCCCCACTACTGGCATAACATCTGGTCCAACATCAGCAACAACACAGCTTATTTCTACTGATTCCCCAACTAATACAACTCCTAATAGTGCTgagacaaccactttaataccatcAACTACTATGGAGTCTACTACTTCACCAACTTCCAGTACAACAGGATCCATTACCAGTGAAACAACTAGTTCAACAGCTGTAACAACACTGTCTAGTTCAACAGGCTCTTCAGGTAGTACAGCAACACCCACTAGTCCTGGAACTACTACTGTAAATTTATCAACTACAACGGGGTCTACAACTTTGCCAACATCTACTACCTCAAGTCCTATTTCTTTAACGGTCTCCACAACAACAGGATCCCCCACTACTGGCATAACATCTGGTCCGACATCAGCAACAACACAGCTTATTTCTACTCATTCCCCAAGTACAACTCATACTAGTACTGAAACTATTACTTTAACAACACCAACGATAACAAGCTCATCAACTCCTACAACTTCCACAACACCTACTATTATCACCACAACATCTACCAGTGAAACAACTAGTTCAACAACTGCAACAACCCTGTCTAGTTCAACAGGCTCTTCAGGTAGTACAACACCCACGAGTCCTGGAACTACTACTGTAATTATATCAACTACAATGGGGTCTACAACTTTGCCAACATCTACTACCTCAAGTCCTACTTCTCCAACAGCCTCCACAGCAACAGGATCCTTCACTACTGGCATAACATCTGGTCCAACATCAGCAACAACACTGCTTAGTTCTACTGTTTCCACAACTAGTACATCTCCTAATAGTGCTGGGACTACAACTTTATCACCATCAACTACACTGGGGTCTACTACTTCACCAACTTCCAGTACAACAGGATCCATTACCAGTGAAACAACTAGTTCCACAGCTGTAACAACACTGTCTAGTTCAACAGGCTCTTCAGGTAGTACAACAACACCCACTAGTCCTGGAACTACTACTGTAATTATATCAAATACAACAGGGTCTACAACTTTGCCAACATCTACTACCTCAAGTCCTATTTCTTTAACAGCCTCCACAACAACAAGATCCCTCACTACTGGCATAACATCTGGTCCGACATCAGCAACAACACAGCTTATTTCTACTGATTCCCCAAGTACAACTCATACTAGTACTGAAGCTATTACTATAACAACACCCACGATAACAAGCTCATCAACTCCTACAACTTCCACAACACCTACTATTAACACCACAACATCTGGTCCAACATCAGCAACAATACTGCTTAGTTCAACGATTTCCCCAACTAGTACAACTCCTAATAGTGCTAATAGTGCTGGAACTACAACTTTATTACCATCAACTACACTGGAGTCTACTACTTCACCAACTTCCAGTACATTAGGATCCATTACCAGTGAAACAACTAGTTCAACATCTGTAACAACACTGTCTAGTTCAATAGGCTCTTCAGGTAGTACAACACCCACGAGTCCTGGGACTACTACTGTAATTATATCAACTACAATGGGCTCTACAACTTTGCCAACATCTAATACCTTAAGTCCTACTTCTCCAACAGCCTCCACAACAACAGGATCCCTCACTACTGGCATAACATCTGGTCTGACATCAGCAACAACACTGCTTAGTTCAACGGTTTCCCCAACTAGTACAACTCTTAATAGTGCTGGAACTACCACTTTAATGCCATCAACTACAACAGGATCCATTACCAGTGAAACAAGTAGCTCAAAAATTGTAACAACAATGCTTAGTTCAACAGATTCTTCAGTTCATACAACAACATCCACCAGCCCTGGAAATTCTGGTAATATTTTTTCAATTACAACAGGTTCTACAACTTTGCCAACATCTACTATCTTAATTCCTTTGACTCCAACAACCTCCACAACAACAGGTTACCTCACCACTGGCATAACATCTAGTCCAGCATCTTCAACAACACAGCTAACTTCAACTGTATCTCCAACTATTACTCCCACTAGTACTGAAACTGCTACTTTTACAACATCCACAATAACAAGCTCACCAACTCCTGCAACTTCCACAGCACCCGTTAACATCACCACAATGTCTAGTTCAACATCTGCAACAACACTGCTTAGTTCAACTGTTTCCCCAAATAGTACAACTCCCACTAGTACTGAAACTGCTACGTTTACAACATCCACAAAAACAAGCTTATCAACTCCTACAACTTCCACATTACACACTAACACCACCACAACATCTAGTTCAACATCTGCAACAACACTGCTTAGTTCAACTGTTTCCCCAACTAGTACAACTCCTAATAGTGCCTGGACTACCACTTTAACACCACCAACTACACTGGAGTCTACTACTTTAATGACTTTCAGTACAACAGGAACTATTACCAGTGAAACAACTAGTTCAACAACTGCAACAACACAGTCTAGTTCAACAGGGTCTTCAGGTAATACAACAACACATACTAGTCCTGGATCTACTACTGTAATTAGTACAACTGGGTCTACAACTTTGCCAACATATTCTACCTTAAGTCCTACTTCTCCAACAACCTTCACATCAACAGGATCCCTCACTACTGATATAACATCTGGTCCGACATCTGTAACAACACATCTTATTTCAACTGTTTCCTCAACTAGTACAACTCCCACGAGTACGGAAACTACTCCTCTGACAACGTCCATAATTACAAGCTCATTGATTCCTACAACTTCCACAACACCCGGTAACACCACTACAACATCTTCAACAACACTGCTAAGTTTAGCTGTTTCCCCAACTAGTACTACTTCTAATAATGCTGGGACTACCATTTTAACAACATCAACTACTCCAGGGTCTACAACTTTAATAACTTCTAGTGCAACAGGATCAATTACCAGTGAAACAGCTAGTTCATCAATTGTAACAACACTACCTAGTTCAACAGGTTCTTCAGTTATTACAACAGAATCCACTAGTCCGGGAACTAATACTTTAATTGTATCAACTACAATAGGGTCTACCATTATACCAACATCCAGTACTTCAGGCACTACTATAACAAGCTCCATAACAACAAAATCTGTCAACGGTGAAACTCCTACAGCTTCAGCATCTACAACAGCTAGCACGTTATTACCCACTTCTACTACTTTACTATCAACCAGCACAGCAGATTCTAGTTCAACATTTCCAACAACAATGCAAAGTTCAATTGTTTCATCAACTAGTGTGACTCCCATTGGAGCTGGAGCTAGTAATTTAGCAACATCCACTACATTGGGAGATACTActtcatcaacatccacaagaGGATCCATTACCAGTGAAACATCTAGTTCAACAACTGCAACAAAACTGTCTAGTTCAACAGACTCTTCAGGTAGTACAACACCTACTAGTTCTGGAACTTCCACATTGATTTTATCAACTACTATAGGGTCTACAACTTTGCCAACATCTATTACCTTAAGTCCTACTTCTCCATCAAGTTCCAATACAACAGGATCCATTACCAGTAAAACAGCTAGTTCAATGACTGCAACAACACTGCCTAGTTCAACAGCATCTGCCACCGGTGAAACAAGTACTGCTTCAGCCACTACAACCAATAACATGTCAATACCTATTGCTGCTGGGACTACCACTTCAGCAACATCCACTATTACAGGCACAATTGCAACCTCATCAAATAAAACATTTACTGATGTTAGCTTTACTGGAACAGTCACAGGTTCTCCTTCTGCATCAGTCACCAGTGATTCTGGCAGTAGCTCTACCACTGCCACTACTATTGGTACAACAGGTACCTCTTCAACCACATCAATATCCATTGCTACTAATAGCATTGAAACTACAGTCACTGTATTAAATGGGACAACTGCTAATCCATCTAGTACTACTGGATCAAAAGCTAATGGAAGCACATTTAATACTTCCTTGGTTACATTACCAGCTGGTACTATCACAAACAGCACTGTGTCAACATTGTCGGCTGGTACTGTAACACCAAGTACTACAACTACTATTGGAAGCTTAAGTGCCACTGCAATGCTTACTACTACTATACTGGGAAATAAGACCTCTGCCAACATTAATTTTACTTCCCTATCCCCTGTTACCCAGGACATAATAAGTACTAGAACAGTTTCAGGTCCCACTGCAAACATTAATAGCACTCCTGCTTCTTCATCATCCACGGAGACTACAGTTAAGACCACATTTGCTACAAATTCTACTGGATCAACAACTACAGAAAGTACCATCATTGCTTCTATAGTAACACCTATTGGAGCTGGGGTTAATAGCAAAACCACTACTTCTTCTGAAACAAAAGCTACTGAAAACAATGCTACTTCCATTTCACTTACAGTATCTTCTATTCCTACGGCTCTTTTTAGCACATCTGCTGCAGAACAGACCACTATCACTGGAACCATGACCAGTGCTGTTACATTGTTAGAGTCCAATGCTACTGCAACTCATCCTAGTTCTACTTATTCTACTATCACAAACAGAACTGTGTCAACATTGTCAGCTGGTACTGTAACACCAAGTACTACAACTACTATTGGAAGCTCAAGTGCCACTGCAATGATGATTACTACTACTATACTGGGAAATAATACCTCTGCCAGCATTACTTTTACTTCCCTATCCCCTGTTACCCAGGAAATAATAAGTACTAGAACAATTTCGGGTCCCATTGAAAACATTAATAGCATTACTGCTTCTTCATCATCCACTGAGAATACAGTTAAGTCCACTTTTGCTACAAATGCTACTGGATCAATAACTGTAGAAAGTACAATTATTGCTTCTATAGTAACACCCATTGGAGCTGGGGTCAATAGCAAAACTACTACTTCTTCTGAAACAATAGCTACTGAAAACAATGCTACTTCCATTTCACTTACAGTATCTTCTATTCCTACGGCTCTTTTTAGCACATCTGCTGCAGGACAGACCACTATCACTGGAACCATGACCAGTGCTGTTGCATTGTTAGAGTCCAATGCTACTGCAACTCATCCTAGTTCTACTTATTCTACAACATTAGCTGCTACCACTGCCCCGGGGAACATCAACTCTAGCAGTACAGACTCTGTCTCTACTGGGACTATAATAAGTACTTCTCTCATATCAGAACCATCTTCCACTGGAATCAACAACAACACTGCTGCTAGTGGTATCAACTCTATTACCCACATTTCTACCACTCTTGGTTCTTCCAGTACAACTATTTCAACAGGACCTGTTTTCATTGGAAGTACAAACTCTACATCCAACAGTACTGTAACAATGACTATGCAAGCTACTAACAGCACAGTCACTGGAACAAACAATAGCAACTACACTACTGGTGGTGTTCAACCTACTGGAACTATTGCTTCTGTATCCATGACAGCAAATACTAACACAGCAACCATTTCTGGCACAGGCTTATCTACAACAGCAAGCG TTACATACTGGCAAATAATACTTTTTGGATTGATGTCGATCTTAGGCATGGGCCTGCTCATATGTTTATTATGTTGG atattaGCGTGCTGCCGTACTCCTCGATATCCAATTACAAGATATCCCAGTTACAGAACACATTATGgctggtataattttttttctgaagccACAGATCCCGAGAAAGGAATAAAAGGAGAACATGAAAAAAGGCCTACAGTCTCTCGGGGAGTGTACCATCCTCCGTTGCCATCCAGTGCTGGCATTCATAAGTGA